One part of the Aurantibacillus circumpalustris genome encodes these proteins:
- a CDS encoding WD40/YVTN/BNR-like repeat-containing protein, whose translation MKNNISFFLIISVALLNAQSVVNSAMFGTMETRQLGPGTTSGRITSIDGSLKDEGKTLYIGTAGGGVWKSTNAGASYKSVFDKHCQSIGALAIDQKKPSTVYVGTGESNMRNTVSIGIGMYKTTDGGDNWKRIGLDSTEHIARIIIHPENNKVIFVAVPGALWSDSPHRGIYKSSDGGETWEKIFYIDKKTGCAELIMDPTNPKIMFASMWQFRRQPFSFNSGGTTSGLYKTVDGGKTWKEITNGLPEKPFGRIAMNLAPSDPKQMVAIVESKKTGLYISSDGGESWKNQSATMNTCARPFYFSTIAIDPKDPKRVYRPAFQFAYSSDGGYSFTEASSDGGWVHSDMHAIWINPFHTNIIYLGTDGGMYSSVDKGVTWQFNHGLPVGQFYHAAFDLKEPYNVYGGLQDNGSWMVPSASPGGIENGNWDRINGGDGFWAVPDVDGKVVYSEYQGGNMVRTELSSLKSENIQPQKTVNEEKLRWNWNTPIVIGAKNPKNLYVGAQYLYKSTDQGRNWKRISPDLTTNDKAKQKQEESGGLSEDNTSAENHCTIFTLAESPLDENVIWVGTDDGNLQYSTNGGETWTNVSQNVAKCGIAKQAWVSSIEPSRFDKNTVYATFENHMYGDHKTYLGKSTDMGKTWTRIQHKSFSSFARKIKEDLVNKNLLFLGTEMGLFATLDGGKEWFKMKNNIPEYLMTHDIQIHPKTHDLIIASHGRGLFILDDIRPIRELNKEIWDQDVYIFPTPDITLNNGKYGWGGPQTSGGWGAGNPASHPTFDYYFKQRLNSGKVTLEIYDDKGALIQSMPGTIRRGINKINWNLRSTPPQVATGSTKLDGAGFTAPMVLPGVYTLKLKVKDKVYTSTVKCVHDAENKNLSFEDRKLVYAKAMELQSLYNQVNNSIDTINYYQELLKSDSVAYSKRKHAIAFNDDLQKVKAELMGVTKTSIFADEKRVREKVSELYGNFCWMEAALNQTQLDAIVDLKKEYEVQYEALKKTLATHMPKNPEIKIKKGIE comes from the coding sequence ATGAAAAATAATATTAGCTTTTTTCTTATAATAAGCGTTGCGCTTCTTAATGCGCAATCTGTAGTAAATTCAGCTATGTTTGGCACCATGGAAACCCGTCAATTGGGACCTGGCACCACTAGTGGAAGAATTACGTCAATAGATGGTAGTTTAAAAGACGAAGGAAAAACTTTGTATATCGGAACTGCAGGAGGTGGTGTTTGGAAATCAACAAACGCCGGAGCTTCTTACAAATCAGTATTTGATAAGCATTGTCAATCGATAGGAGCACTAGCAATCGATCAGAAAAAACCAAGCACCGTTTACGTTGGGACAGGAGAAAGTAATATGCGTAATACTGTTTCGATTGGTATCGGCATGTATAAAACAACAGACGGTGGTGACAATTGGAAACGCATTGGATTGGATAGTACTGAACATATTGCGCGTATCATTATTCATCCAGAAAACAATAAAGTGATTTTTGTTGCCGTTCCCGGTGCGCTATGGAGTGACAGTCCACACAGAGGAATTTATAAATCTAGTGATGGCGGGGAGACTTGGGAAAAAATATTTTACATCGATAAAAAAACCGGATGTGCAGAGTTAATAATGGATCCAACAAATCCAAAAATAATGTTTGCTTCCATGTGGCAATTTCGTCGTCAGCCATTCAGCTTCAATTCTGGCGGTACAACGAGCGGCTTGTATAAAACAGTTGATGGCGGTAAAACTTGGAAAGAAATAACAAATGGTTTACCTGAAAAACCCTTTGGAAGAATTGCCATGAACCTTGCTCCAAGTGATCCAAAACAAATGGTAGCGATTGTGGAAAGTAAAAAAACAGGTCTGTACATTTCCTCCGACGGTGGTGAATCTTGGAAAAATCAAAGTGCTACGATGAATACCTGTGCACGTCCATTTTATTTTAGCACAATCGCCATTGATCCAAAAGATCCTAAGCGTGTATACCGTCCTGCTTTTCAATTCGCTTACAGTAGTGATGGAGGTTATTCATTCACTGAGGCTAGTAGCGATGGCGGCTGGGTGCATTCAGACATGCATGCGATTTGGATCAATCCATTTCATACCAATATTATTTATTTAGGAACTGATGGTGGCATGTATTCAAGTGTGGATAAAGGTGTGACTTGGCAATTTAATCATGGTTTACCGGTTGGTCAGTTTTACCATGCAGCCTTTGATTTAAAAGAACCTTATAATGTTTATGGAGGTTTACAAGACAACGGCAGTTGGATGGTGCCAAGTGCTTCACCAGGAGGAATTGAAAATGGTAATTGGGACCGCATCAATGGCGGTGATGGATTTTGGGCCGTTCCGGATGTTGATGGAAAAGTAGTTTACTCAGAATATCAAGGAGGAAACATGGTTCGAACAGAATTATCTTCGCTTAAATCGGAGAATATTCAACCGCAAAAAACAGTAAATGAAGAGAAGCTACGCTGGAATTGGAACACGCCCATTGTAATAGGAGCAAAAAATCCAAAAAACTTATATGTTGGCGCGCAATATTTATACAAATCAACAGATCAAGGAAGAAATTGGAAACGCATTTCACCTGATCTTACGACCAATGATAAAGCTAAACAAAAGCAAGAAGAAAGCGGTGGATTAAGTGAAGACAACACTTCCGCTGAAAATCATTGCACTATTTTTACGCTTGCCGAATCACCTTTGGATGAAAATGTTATTTGGGTTGGAACGGATGATGGTAATTTGCAATATTCTACCAACGGTGGCGAAACTTGGACTAACGTCTCTCAGAATGTTGCTAAATGTGGTATTGCTAAACAAGCCTGGGTAAGTAGCATTGAACCATCACGATTCGATAAGAATACCGTTTACGCAACATTTGAGAATCATATGTATGGGGATCATAAAACCTATTTAGGAAAAAGTACAGACATGGGTAAAACCTGGACACGCATTCAGCATAAATCTTTTTCCTCTTTCGCACGTAAAATCAAAGAAGATCTTGTAAATAAAAACCTCTTATTCCTAGGCACTGAGATGGGACTCTTCGCTACATTGGATGGTGGCAAAGAGTGGTTTAAAATGAAGAACAACATTCCTGAATACCTGATGACACATGATATTCAGATACATCCTAAAACACACGATTTAATAATAGCTTCACATGGCAGAGGTTTATTTATTTTAGACGATATACGTCCAATTAGAGAGTTAAATAAAGAGATCTGGGATCAAGATGTATATATCTTCCCTACTCCGGATATTACTTTGAATAACGGTAAATATGGTTGGGGTGGACCTCAAACATCTGGTGGTTGGGGCGCTGGCAATCCTGCTTCGCATCCAACCTTTGACTATTATTTTAAGCAACGTTTAAATTCGGGTAAAGTAACTTTAGAAATTTATGATGATAAAGGAGCCTTGATACAATCTATGCCAGGAACCATTCGCAGAGGAATTAATAAAATTAATTGGAATTTAAGAAGCACACCACCGCAAGTTGCAACTGGCAGTACTAAATTGGATGGTGCTGGTTTCACTGCTCCAATGGTATTACCGGGAGTATATACGCTTAAATTAAAAGTAAAAGATAAAGTTTACACGAGTACTGTAAAATGTGTACATGATGCGGAAAATAAAAATTTAAGTTTTGAAGACAGAAAACTCGTTTATGCTAAAGCTATGGAGCTACAGAGCTTGTATAACCAAGTAAATAATAGTATTGATACAATTAATTATTACCAAGAGCTATTAAAATCAGATTCAGTAGCCTATTCGAAACGCAAGCATGCCATTGCTTTTAACGACGATTTACAAAAAGTGAAAGCTGAATTAATGGGCGTTACTAAAACTTCTATTTTTGCGGATGAAAAACGCGTAAGAGAAAAAGTATCTGAATTATACGGGAATTTTTGCTGGATGGAAGCTGCGCTTAATCAAACTCAATTAGATGCAATTGTTGATTTAAAAAAGGAATATGAGGTTCAGTACGAAGCTTTGAAAAAAACATTGGCTACACATATGCCAAAGAACCCGGAAATAAAAATTAAAAAAGGAATTGAATAG
- a CDS encoding DNA-3-methyladenine glycosylase family protein: MTKHHELLTHLKKDKILKKVIQTVGEIKTEKNLDLYFSLMRSIVSQQLSVKAAATIWGRFLDLFKDRYPDAKILLKINDDKLRAVGLSYQKAGYLKNIARFSLDKTLEYKLLKSKTDDELIDYLIEIKGVGRWTVEMLLMFSLKRDDVFPVDDLGIQNGIKILYNLNSENKKQLYSQMLEIAENWRPYRSIACMYIWRHKDSK, encoded by the coding sequence ATGACGAAACATCACGAACTACTGACACATCTGAAAAAGGACAAGATCCTTAAGAAAGTCATTCAAACAGTTGGAGAAATAAAAACAGAAAAAAATCTCGATTTATATTTTTCTTTGATGCGTTCGATAGTGAGCCAGCAATTATCCGTAAAAGCTGCAGCAACAATATGGGGAAGGTTCTTAGATTTATTTAAAGACAGATATCCCGATGCTAAAATTCTTCTGAAAATAAATGACGATAAATTGCGTGCTGTAGGTTTATCTTATCAGAAAGCGGGGTATCTGAAAAATATCGCTCGATTTTCTTTGGATAAAACTTTAGAATATAAACTTTTAAAATCTAAAACAGATGATGAGCTAATTGATTATCTTATTGAAATAAAAGGAGTAGGGCGATGGACGGTTGAAATGTTGCTTATGTTTAGTTTAAAACGTGATGATGTATTCCCTGTAGATGATTTAGGAATACAAAACGGAATAAAAATTTTATACAATCTTAATTCTGAAAATAAAAAACAATTGTATAGTCAGATGCTTGAAATTGCTGAAAATTGGAGACCGTACCGAAGCATAGCTTGCATGTACATTTGGCGACATAAAGATTCTAAATAA
- a CDS encoding acyl-CoA carboxylase subunit beta, which produces MDDKIKLLEKKQAEALLGGGQKRIDAQHKKGKLTARERIHFLMDEGTFEEIGMLVQHRSNDFGLDKEKYLGDGVVTGYGNVNGRLTYVFSQDFTVFGGSLSETHAEKICKIMDLAMQNGAPLLGLNDSGGARIQEGVVSLGGYADIFYRNVRSSGVIPQLSAIMGPCAGGAVYSPAMTDFILMVENTSYMFVTGPNVVKTVTHEEVTSEELGGAMTHATKSGVTHFACANEVEAINYLKTLLSYVPQNCEEDAPSVSYTAGNEQRPELNAIIPDNANQPYDIREVIENVIDTDSFFEVHKLFAENIVVGFARLAGRSIGIVANQPAVLAGVLDIHSSTKAARFVRFCDSFNIPLLVFEDVPGFLPGTDQEWNAIITNGAKLLYAFSEATVPRITVITRKAYGGAYDVMNSKHIGADMNYAWPSAEIAVMGAKGAAEIIFKGEISTAKDKDAKWKEKETEYQTMFANPYRAAERGFIDEVIKPEDTRIKLIKAFKMLENKVDVLPKKKHGNIPL; this is translated from the coding sequence ATGGACGATAAAATTAAGCTATTAGAGAAGAAACAAGCTGAAGCGCTATTAGGAGGTGGTCAAAAACGTATTGACGCGCAACATAAAAAAGGAAAACTAACGGCAAGAGAGCGTATTCATTTTTTAATGGATGAAGGTACTTTTGAAGAAATTGGTATGTTGGTGCAACACCGTAGCAACGACTTTGGATTAGATAAAGAAAAATATTTGGGTGACGGTGTAGTGACAGGGTACGGTAATGTAAACGGACGTTTGACTTATGTTTTCTCACAAGACTTTACTGTGTTTGGTGGAAGCTTAAGTGAGACGCATGCAGAAAAAATTTGCAAGATCATGGATTTGGCCATGCAAAACGGAGCACCTTTACTTGGTCTGAACGACAGTGGTGGCGCCCGTATTCAGGAAGGTGTGGTTTCACTAGGAGGTTATGCAGATATTTTTTACCGCAATGTAAGAAGCAGTGGTGTTATCCCACAATTGTCCGCTATAATGGGTCCCTGCGCTGGTGGAGCTGTTTACAGTCCGGCCATGACGGACTTTATTTTGATGGTAGAGAACACCAGTTATATGTTTGTTACTGGACCTAATGTTGTAAAAACGGTTACGCATGAAGAAGTAACCAGTGAAGAATTAGGTGGCGCAATGACTCATGCTACAAAAAGTGGTGTAACGCATTTCGCGTGCGCGAATGAAGTGGAAGCCATTAACTATTTGAAGACCTTATTAAGTTATGTACCACAAAACTGTGAGGAGGATGCGCCAAGCGTATCATATACTGCCGGAAATGAACAGCGTCCAGAGTTAAACGCCATTATTCCAGATAATGCTAACCAACCTTATGACATTCGTGAAGTAATTGAAAATGTTATTGATACCGATAGTTTTTTTGAAGTACATAAATTATTTGCCGAAAATATTGTTGTAGGATTTGCTCGCTTAGCAGGAAGAAGCATTGGTATTGTTGCTAACCAACCGGCAGTATTGGCAGGTGTTTTAGACATTCATTCTTCAACAAAAGCCGCGCGTTTTGTAAGATTCTGTGACAGCTTTAATATTCCACTTTTAGTGTTTGAAGACGTACCAGGATTTTTACCGGGAACAGATCAAGAATGGAACGCTATTATTACCAACGGCGCGAAGCTATTGTATGCCTTCAGCGAAGCTACAGTTCCTCGCATCACAGTAATTACTCGTAAAGCTTATGGTGGAGCTTATGATGTAATGAATAGTAAACACATTGGTGCAGATATGAATTATGCTTGGCCAAGTGCTGAAATTGCGGTAATGGGTGCCAAAGGAGCCGCTGAAATTATTTTTAAAGGTGAAATTTCAACTGCAAAAGATAAAGATGCAAAGTGGAAAGAAAAAGAAACGGAATATCAAACAATGTTTGCCAATCCTTACAGAGCGGCTGAACGCGGATTTATCGATGAAGTCATTAAACCAGAAGATACACGAATCAAACTCATCAAAGCATTTAAGATGTTGGAGAATAAAGTGGATGTACTTCCAAAAAAGAAGCATGGGAATATACCTTTGTAA
- a CDS encoding ABC-F family ATP-binding cassette domain-containing protein codes for MISASNVSLQYGKRVLFDEVNVNFTPGNCYGIIGANGAGKSTFMKILAGDIEPTKGRVNILPGMRMSVLKQNHFEFNEFTVLDTVLMGNKRLYQIMKEKDAIYAKENFSDADGIKASELEGEFAEMNGWNADSEAAELLTNLGVMPNTHQNLVKDLSGKEKVKTLLAQALFGNPDILMLDEPTNDLDVETIGWLENFLADFQNTVIVISHDRHFLDAVCTNICDIDYAKMSIYSGNYSFWYHMSQLQLKQRSDQNKKIEDKRAELQEFVRRFSANASKSSQATSRKKLLEKLTVDEIPASTRKYPGIIFRQEREVGDQILLVEHLSKKNKDGDILFNDVSINVTKGDKIAFISKNQIAVSSLFEVLAEEDKDYKGNFTFGTTIYKAFLPNDNHKFFQSDLNLVDWLRQFSKDKDETYIRGFLGKMLFSGEEVLKKCNVLSGGEKVRCMTSRMMLLNPNLLILDEPTNHLDLESIIAYNDALKDYPGVIFFTSHDHQLMQTVANRIIELTPKGIIDKSCTYDEYLENPAIAEQRKKMYK; via the coding sequence ATGATCTCTGCGAGTAATGTGAGTTTGCAATATGGCAAACGTGTTTTGTTTGACGAGGTAAACGTAAATTTTACCCCAGGCAATTGTTATGGAATTATTGGTGCCAATGGCGCAGGTAAATCTACTTTTATGAAGATTTTAGCAGGTGACATCGAACCTACAAAAGGTCGTGTGAATATTCTACCAGGAATGCGCATGAGCGTTCTAAAACAAAATCACTTTGAGTTTAATGAGTTCACTGTATTAGATACTGTGTTAATGGGCAATAAGCGTCTCTATCAAATAATGAAAGAAAAAGACGCGATTTATGCTAAAGAGAATTTTTCAGATGCAGATGGAATTAAAGCAAGTGAATTAGAAGGTGAGTTTGCCGAAATGAATGGTTGGAATGCCGATAGCGAAGCTGCTGAACTACTAACAAATCTTGGTGTAATGCCAAACACACACCAAAATCTGGTAAAAGATCTTTCTGGAAAAGAAAAAGTAAAAACCTTATTAGCGCAAGCCCTGTTTGGGAATCCCGATATTTTAATGTTAGATGAGCCTACCAATGATTTAGATGTTGAGACAATCGGTTGGTTAGAAAACTTTTTAGCCGATTTTCAAAACACGGTAATTGTTATTAGTCACGATCGTCACTTTTTAGACGCTGTGTGTACCAATATTTGTGATATTGATTACGCGAAGATGAGTATCTATTCTGGAAATTATAGTTTCTGGTACCACATGAGTCAACTTCAGTTAAAACAGCGTAGTGACCAAAATAAAAAGATTGAAGACAAACGTGCTGAGTTACAGGAATTCGTGAGACGTTTTAGTGCCAATGCCAGTAAGAGCAGTCAGGCCACGAGCCGTAAAAAATTATTAGAAAAGTTAACGGTAGATGAAATCCCTGCAAGTACACGTAAATACCCTGGAATTATTTTCAGACAAGAACGTGAAGTAGGAGATCAGATTTTATTAGTAGAACATCTGAGTAAAAAAAATAAAGACGGCGACATACTTTTTAACGATGTAAGCATTAATGTAACTAAAGGAGACAAGATTGCTTTTATTAGTAAAAATCAAATTGCTGTATCTAGTTTATTTGAAGTTCTGGCGGAAGAAGATAAAGATTATAAAGGCAATTTTACATTTGGAACAACCATTTACAAAGCCTTTTTGCCAAACGATAATCATAAATTTTTTCAAAGCGATTTAAATTTAGTGGATTGGTTACGCCAATTTAGTAAGGACAAAGACGAGACTTATATTCGTGGATTTCTAGGTAAAATGTTATTTAGCGGTGAAGAAGTACTTAAAAAATGCAATGTGCTAAGTGGGGGAGAGAAAGTACGTTGTATGACCAGTCGTATGATGTTGTTGAATCCAAACTTATTAATCTTAGATGAGCCAACAAACCACCTAGATTTAGAAAGTATCATTGCTTATAATGATGCCTTGAAAGATTACCCGGGCGTTATCTTTTTTACAAGCCACGATCATCAATTAATGCAAACAGTAGCAAACAGAATTATAGAATTAACTCCAAAAGGTATTATCGATAAGTCTTGCACCTATGATGAATACCTTGAAAATCCAGCAATAGCTGAACAAAGAAAAAAGATGTATAAGTAA
- a CDS encoding DUF5808 domain-containing protein, which produces MKGNQFPDKETSDHWRKDPNNWVLGVFYYNKLDPRVLPPKRIAAFGWTINFANSKSIFLLAGFLALTFLIIGAIDSLS; this is translated from the coding sequence ATGAAAGGCAATCAATTTCCTGATAAGGAGACGAGTGATCACTGGCGCAAAGATCCAAACAACTGGGTTTTGGGTGTGTTTTATTACAATAAATTAGACCCTCGTGTACTGCCGCCAAAGCGTATTGCGGCTTTTGGATGGACCATTAATTTTGCAAATTCAAAATCAATTTTTCTCTTAGCAGGATTTCTCGCTTTAACGTTTTTGATTATTGGAGCAATAGATTCATTGAGTTAA
- a CDS encoding TerC family protein, translating to MEILLGIDNVIFVSIVMSRLPKEQTKKASLIWMVVGIVMRISLLLILFYLIKGEQELFHLFNHSVALKDIIMLAGGLFLLVNSTLEIHNKLEGANEEGENAQKNLKKGFRSVMIQILLIDVVFSMDGIITAIGMANDMLIMSIAIVISMSVMFVYAPKIAMIIDKHPTFKILALSFLVLIAVLLIVEGVHVDKIQIPKGYIYFAMAFSFGVELLNLRLRKKSEPVELRKNTINKKD from the coding sequence ATGGAAATTCTGTTAGGTATTGATAACGTTATATTCGTTTCAATAGTAATGAGTCGTTTGCCAAAAGAGCAAACAAAAAAAGCAAGTTTAATCTGGATGGTGGTTGGAATCGTGATGCGGATTTCCCTTCTATTAATTTTGTTCTATTTAATTAAAGGAGAGCAAGAATTATTCCATCTATTTAATCATTCTGTAGCTTTAAAAGATATTATTATGTTGGCTGGAGGTTTATTTTTACTCGTAAACAGCACACTTGAAATTCACAACAAGTTGGAGGGCGCAAATGAAGAAGGTGAGAATGCTCAGAAAAATTTAAAGAAAGGTTTTCGTTCTGTTATGATTCAAATTTTATTAATTGACGTTGTGTTTAGTATGGATGGTATCATTACCGCAATAGGAATGGCAAATGATATGTTGATAATGTCGATTGCAATTGTTATTAGTATGTCTGTCATGTTTGTTTATGCCCCTAAAATTGCCATGATTATTGATAAACATCCAACTTTTAAAATATTAGCTCTTTCCTTTTTAGTACTTATTGCCGTATTATTGATTGTGGAAGGCGTGCATGTTGATAAAATTCAAATTCCAAAGGGATATATTTATTTCGCTATGGCCTTTAGTTTTGGTGTGGAATTGTTAAATTTAAGGCTTAGAAAAAAGTCAGAGCCTGTTGAATTAAGAAAGAATACTATTAACAAAAAGGATTGA
- a CDS encoding S8 family peptidase, translating to MKHLFINFLLFTTLVLSSQEIKRPDNWFNLDAISDKVNGVSTEKAYKELLKDKKSTTIIVGVIDSGVDYDHEDLKTVMWTNPGEIAGNGIDDDKNGYIDDIHGWNFIGGKDGKNVDKDNLEMTRLVRKLKGKYEGKSEADFSTKEEKNELALYQEVNKEYQTKKEEVEGGYNNYFSLYNGLMSLNTAVKELQKVDTVTLTELEKFEPKDKMSNQIKGFALNNLLKSGRFNNLDDGCSAINEGVKYFKNSLDYTLNQDFDPRNIVGDDYANSSERYYGNNDCNGPDSFHGTHVAGIIAAARNNGVGMDGVAADVKIMAIRCVPDGDERDKDVANSIRYAVDNGAKLINMSFGKRFSWDKKVVDDAVKYAQSKGVLIIHAAGNDNVDIDVVNHFPCKKFEDKGEATNFMDIGALSWKVDEKVVAPFSNYGKKTVDLFSPGVDIYSTTPKNGYKDASGTSMASPVACGVAAVLKSYYPTLTPEQIKKILIKSSVKSYKGKKVIKPGSVANENPSGELVKFEKLGKNGGIINLYEAVKMAEKFTKTKT from the coding sequence ATGAAGCATCTATTTATTAATTTTCTATTATTCACAACGCTTGTACTAAGTTCACAGGAAATAAAACGTCCTGACAATTGGTTTAATCTTGATGCTATAAGTGATAAAGTCAACGGAGTAAGCACAGAGAAAGCATACAAGGAATTGCTAAAGGATAAAAAATCAACAACCATTATTGTAGGTGTTATTGACAGTGGTGTAGATTACGACCACGAAGACCTTAAGACTGTTATGTGGACAAATCCAGGTGAAATTGCAGGTAATGGAATTGATGATGATAAAAACGGATACATTGATGATATACACGGTTGGAATTTCATTGGCGGAAAAGATGGAAAGAATGTGGATAAAGATAATCTCGAAATGACACGTTTGGTTAGAAAATTAAAAGGGAAATATGAAGGGAAAAGTGAAGCAGACTTTAGCACGAAAGAAGAAAAGAATGAATTGGCTTTATACCAAGAAGTAAATAAAGAATACCAAACAAAAAAGGAAGAAGTCGAGGGTGGTTATAACAACTATTTTTCGCTTTATAATGGACTAATGAGTTTAAATACTGCCGTTAAGGAATTACAAAAAGTAGATACTGTTACTTTAACAGAACTTGAAAAATTTGAGCCAAAAGATAAAATGTCGAATCAAATAAAAGGCTTTGCTTTAAATAATCTTTTAAAGTCGGGTCGTTTCAATAATCTCGACGATGGTTGTTCTGCAATAAATGAAGGTGTAAAGTATTTTAAAAACAGTTTGGATTACACCTTGAATCAAGATTTTGATCCAAGAAATATTGTTGGGGATGATTATGCCAATTCAAGTGAAAGGTACTACGGAAACAATGATTGCAATGGCCCCGATAGTTTTCATGGCACACACGTTGCTGGTATAATAGCAGCAGCTCGCAATAATGGTGTTGGGATGGACGGCGTTGCAGCGGATGTTAAAATTATGGCGATACGCTGTGTACCAGATGGAGATGAAAGAGATAAGGATGTAGCGAATTCAATTAGATATGCTGTTGATAATGGAGCAAAGTTAATTAACATGAGTTTTGGTAAACGCTTTAGTTGGGATAAAAAAGTAGTTGATGATGCGGTAAAATACGCGCAAAGTAAAGGAGTTTTGATTATTCATGCCGCTGGAAATGACAACGTTGATATTGATGTAGTGAATCATTTCCCTTGTAAAAAATTTGAAGATAAAGGTGAGGCAACAAATTTTATGGATATTGGAGCTTTAAGCTGGAAAGTTGATGAGAAGGTTGTTGCGCCGTTTTCTAATTATGGAAAGAAAACCGTTGATCTTTTTTCGCCGGGTGTAGATATTTATTCAACCACTCCAAAAAATGGTTATAAGGACGCTAGCGGAACAAGCATGGCTTCTCCTGTTGCCTGTGGAGTTGCGGCAGTTTTAAAATCGTACTACCCTACTCTGACTCCTGAGCAGATTAAAAAGATTTTAATTAAAAGTAGCGTAAAATCATACAAAGGAAAAAAAGTAATTAAGCCAGGTTCAGTAGCTAATGAAAATCCGAGCGGAGAGTTGGTTAAGTTTGAAAAGCTTGGAAAAAATGGCGGAATAATCAATTTATACGAGGCAGTAAAAATGGCTGAGAAATTTACTAAAACAAAGACTTAG